From a single Bacillus sp. NEB1478 genomic region:
- a CDS encoding DUF3934 family protein produces MSKAKGKGGTGRGTGKKGWNRWKTSSKKKGPKPYVSKGTKKPENQKENNSDDVLN; encoded by the coding sequence ATGAGTAAAGCAAAAGGCAAAGGCGGAACGGGCAGAGGGACTGGGAAAAAGGGCTGGAACCGTTGGAAAACAAGCAGCAAGAAAAAAGGACCCAAACCTTATGTAAGTAAAGGAACGAAAAAACCAGAGAATCAAAAAGAAAACAATAGTGATGATGTATTGAATTAA
- a CDS encoding GNAT family protein: protein MEKIMDLSEKLCAEHIYLRFLSKEDTESMLQLQLENRDFFEQFAPERDEEYYTLEEQQKRLETFKESAKKDNDYYFGLFLNESDELIGTINLFAIMRGSIQSAYVGYFLDKKHNGKGYMTEAVQLIVAYAFEELKLHRVEAGVMPHNLGSIRVLEKAGFEREGLNRKNVKINGKWEDHVHLAIVNPND, encoded by the coding sequence ATGGAAAAGATCATGGATTTGAGTGAGAAGTTATGTGCTGAACATATTTATTTAAGGTTTTTAAGCAAGGAAGATACGGAGTCTATGCTGCAGCTGCAGTTGGAAAATAGAGATTTCTTTGAACAGTTTGCCCCTGAACGAGATGAAGAATATTATACGCTGGAAGAACAGCAAAAACGTTTGGAGACGTTTAAAGAAAGCGCAAAGAAGGATAACGACTATTATTTTGGTCTTTTTTTAAATGAGAGCGATGAGCTAATTGGTACGATCAACCTGTTTGCAATCATGCGAGGCTCGATTCAGAGTGCGTATGTCGGCTACTTTTTGGATAAAAAGCATAATGGAAAAGGTTATATGACAGAGGCTGTTCAGCTGATTGTTGCATACGCTTTTGAAGAATTGAAGCTGCACCGGGTTGAAGCGGGAGTGATGCCGCATAACCTAGGTTCGATACGCGTGCTGGAAAAGGCGGGATTCGAAAGAGAAGGGCTTAACCGAAAAAATGTAAAAATCAACGGCAAGTGGGAAGACCACGTACACCTGGCCATCGTGAATCCGAATGACTAA
- a CDS encoding DUF1835 domain-containing protein: MNVHILFGESPAGCMKWMLKESGQEDLNRVIGFGDLFSIGPLHHLENDSGMIKRANWLNELNLADDFFDKDFERNFQQTLHEIEMISEDEMITIWTANNAHEQTGLRFVLKLLQNKRNEILVINSNESFDMYCKEPDLYYDSLRTGEISPENMNIIMKKTKDDERLPLEKKQLFINEWNQLNETREILRIWEDHKIKSVESDYFDSFIIKMAKRIHGKRSGDFMKAPRLIGTVLGHMTQYTGDAFIQNRLLHLIEKGTFEYEGTLDSMRNYSIRLVKDQ; the protein is encoded by the coding sequence ATGAACGTACATATTTTGTTTGGTGAATCTCCAGCTGGCTGCATGAAATGGATGCTGAAAGAAAGCGGACAAGAGGATTTGAATAGAGTAATAGGTTTTGGTGATTTATTTTCTATTGGCCCCCTTCACCATTTAGAGAATGATTCCGGGATGATAAAACGAGCGAATTGGCTGAATGAACTGAATCTGGCTGACGATTTCTTTGATAAAGATTTTGAGCGGAATTTTCAGCAAACACTTCATGAGATTGAGATGATATCTGAGGATGAAATGATCACGATTTGGACTGCAAATAATGCGCATGAACAAACTGGATTACGTTTTGTGCTGAAGCTGCTTCAAAACAAAAGGAATGAAATACTCGTGATTAACTCAAATGAAAGCTTTGATATGTATTGTAAAGAGCCTGATCTTTATTATGATTCCTTACGAACAGGGGAGATATCTCCAGAGAATATGAATATAATCATGAAAAAGACAAAAGATGATGAGCGTCTGCCATTGGAGAAGAAACAGTTGTTTATTAATGAATGGAATCAATTAAATGAAACACGCGAGATTCTTCGCATATGGGAAGATCACAAGATTAAGAGTGTAGAAAGCGATTATTTTGATTCGTTTATTATAAAAATGGCTAAACGCATACATGGAAAACGGAGCGGAGATTTTATGAAGGCTCCCCGATTGATCGGAACTGTTCTCGGCCATATGACACAGTACACAGGAGATGCTTTTATTCAAAACCGCCTGCTTCATTTGATCGAAAAGGGAACATTCGAATATGAAGGAACACTGGACAGTATGAGAAACTATAGTATTCGGCTTGTTAAAGATCAATGA
- a CDS encoding phosphotransferase-like protein, translating into MSKGRIILLNGVSSSGKSTLSKKLVEKLPDYFHLSIDDFDRVIEMMENRDQNKLIPVPTEYFFHRTVAMFSDKGINLVVDQVMHDQFSLEDCLETLNEYPVFIVGVHCPLEELERREGVRGDRTIGQAKNQLKFVHQQNERYDINVDTYHDGIEACVDKIVERLAIVN; encoded by the coding sequence ATGAGTAAAGGAAGAATTATTTTATTAAACGGTGTATCCAGTTCGGGAAAATCTACATTATCCAAAAAATTAGTAGAAAAGCTTCCTGACTATTTTCACTTAAGCATTGATGATTTTGATCGTGTCATTGAAATGATGGAAAACCGGGATCAAAACAAGTTAATTCCGGTTCCGACAGAGTATTTTTTTCATCGAACGGTAGCCATGTTTTCTGATAAAGGAATTAATCTCGTTGTCGATCAGGTAATGCATGATCAGTTTTCATTGGAAGATTGCCTGGAAACACTGAATGAATACCCCGTTTTTATTGTCGGTGTGCACTGTCCTCTTGAAGAGTTGGAACGAAGAGAAGGGGTAAGGGGAGATCGTACTATCGGGCAAGCAAAGAATCAATTAAAATTTGTTCATCAGCAAAATGAAAGGTACGACATTAACGTTGATACTTATCATGATGGAATTGAGGCTTGTGTTGATAAAATAGTTGAAAGATTAGCGATTGTAAATTAA
- a CDS encoding CPBP family intramembrane glutamic endopeptidase, which yields MKKLGFGLGGFILLDLYFNVTTHMISNTIIQFISILLFFPIASYIAKLNGLPGLRGIGLTKNSNYIKYFFVSFLFGFSVWSLLYFTYWSLGKFEITGVQMGWNAAWNLLQVLVGFFLGSFINDLVTRGYVMNLLKGKLSPIMIGIISIIIYALDDFWNGDFTLMNFVFSFVLGCSLTFAFYKTGTIWADTGLHFGLNIAYGLLYGLIGKPGGGIILISKGEISPVVNNMIVLMMASLLFVIVYFYYRKKEQIVTEIQIQGNLTLNTKS from the coding sequence ATGAAGAAATTAGGGTTTGGTTTAGGTGGATTTATTCTACTCGATTTGTATTTTAATGTCACGACTCATATGATCTCGAACACAATCATTCAATTTATTAGTATTTTGCTATTTTTTCCGATCGCTTCCTATATTGCAAAATTAAATGGATTACCTGGTCTGCGAGGGATTGGATTAACAAAGAATTCAAATTACATCAAGTATTTCTTTGTTAGTTTTTTGTTTGGCTTTAGTGTTTGGTCACTTTTGTATTTTACATATTGGAGTTTAGGCAAATTTGAAATAACAGGTGTTCAAATGGGTTGGAATGCCGCGTGGAATTTGCTTCAAGTGCTGGTTGGTTTTTTTCTTGGTTCGTTTATTAACGATCTTGTTACACGCGGCTATGTGATGAATCTATTAAAAGGAAAGTTGTCTCCTATCATGATTGGGATCATCAGCATTATCATTTATGCACTGGATGATTTTTGGAACGGTGACTTTACGCTTATGAACTTTGTCTTTTCTTTCGTATTAGGTTGTTCACTAACCTTTGCGTTCTATAAAACAGGAACCATCTGGGCGGATACCGGCCTTCATTTTGGGTTGAACATCGCTTATGGATTATTATATGGACTCATCGGGAAACCAGGCGGCGGAATCATTCTTATTTCCAAAGGTGAAATTAGTCCGGTGGTGAATAACATGATCGTGTTGATGATGGCGTCACTGCTGTTTGTAATCGTGTATTTTTATTATCGGAAGAAGGAACAAATTGTAACTGAAATACAAATTCAGGGTAATTTAACACTGAATACAAAATCATGA
- a CDS encoding YkvA family protein, with the protein MGVLNKLKNYAKKLKQDLFVIYLSYKDHRTPWHAKAVAICVVAYAFSPIDLIPDFIPVLGYLDDLIIVPLGISLALKLIPQIVIDENREMAEQIKQKGKPKNWFVGIIFIMIWILLAVWIGKLVIGFRQ; encoded by the coding sequence ATGGGAGTATTAAATAAGTTAAAAAACTATGCAAAGAAATTAAAACAAGATTTATTTGTCATATATCTCTCGTACAAAGATCATAGAACACCTTGGCATGCCAAGGCAGTTGCTATTTGTGTGGTGGCTTATGCCTTCAGCCCCATTGATTTAATTCCCGATTTCATTCCAGTTTTGGGATACCTGGACGACTTGATCATCGTTCCTCTCGGGATCTCCCTTGCTTTAAAATTAATCCCGCAGATCGTGATTGACGAAAATCGTGAAATGGCTGAACAAATAAAACAAAAAGGTAAACCGAAGAACTGGTTTGTCGGAATTATCTTTATTATGATTTGGATCTTGTTAGCCGTTTGGATAGGCAAATTAGTAATTGGATTTCGACAGTAA
- a CDS encoding zinc ribbon domain-containing protein, whose translation MSRVGEAIRNKFKCTKCSHSQCRTKELAMTGSGLSKLFDIQHNHFLFVSCANCGYVEVYDPNVLEGKKGQLSTVLDILFG comes from the coding sequence ATGAGCAGAGTGGGAGAGGCGATCCGAAATAAATTTAAGTGTACAAAATGCAGTCATTCACAGTGCAGAACAAAGGAACTTGCTATGACTGGATCAGGTTTAAGCAAACTCTTTGATATCCAGCATAATCATTTTCTTTTTGTGTCATGCGCAAATTGCGGATATGTCGAAGTGTATGATCCGAATGTGTTAGAAGGCAAAAAGGGACAGTTAAGTACAGTCTTAGATATTTTGTTTGGTTAA
- a CDS encoding GNAT family N-acetyltransferase, which yields MKIIPGDHAFTSKLSPDDYEIHGFIKKYLENLKEDASLLGWGVWFVIEKESGMIIGDIGFKGKPVDHTVEVGYGIIPSAQNKGYATESVHRIIEWALDHQEVHNVVAECLDDNTASIKVLEKLKMNKTRQDGNMLKWELVK from the coding sequence CTGAAAATCATTCCGGGGGATCATGCCTTTACATCCAAGTTATCTCCAGATGATTATGAGATCCACGGTTTTATAAAAAAATATTTAGAGAACTTGAAAGAGGATGCTAGTCTGCTAGGCTGGGGTGTTTGGTTTGTTATTGAAAAAGAATCAGGCATGATTATCGGTGACATCGGCTTTAAAGGAAAACCGGTGGATCACACTGTTGAAGTTGGGTATGGCATCATTCCATCGGCTCAAAATAAGGGCTATGCGACTGAATCCGTTCATAGAATCATAGAGTGGGCGTTGGACCATCAGGAAGTACATAACGTGGTTGCGGAATGTTTAGATGATAACACTGCATCCATAAAAGTTTTAGAAAAACTAAAAATGAACAAAACAAGGCAAGATGGGAACATGTTGAAGTGGGAGCTGGTTAAATAA
- a CDS encoding 2,4'-dihydroxyacetophenone dioxygenase family protein, translating into MNKLVDDGLIKFAEILQLPERVVDTEEMPWIPFEENEVCHFKPIRFDFTRGTWTYLFKIKSNQTLTRHRHTGGSVMGYNLQGRWRYAEKEWIAKPGTFIFEPPGDIHTLITEGEDVISLFILGGSLQYFDEQDQIIGQDDIFSVYKKYCDYCNEKGMPIREDLRY; encoded by the coding sequence ATGAACAAACTTGTGGATGATGGTTTAATAAAATTTGCAGAAATTCTCCAGCTGCCCGAGAGAGTAGTGGATACGGAAGAAATGCCATGGATTCCTTTTGAAGAGAACGAAGTATGCCACTTTAAGCCGATTCGATTCGACTTCACAAGAGGAACGTGGACTTATTTGTTTAAAATAAAAAGTAATCAAACGTTAACACGGCACAGGCATACAGGTGGAAGTGTGATGGGTTATAATCTCCAAGGGAGGTGGCGATACGCAGAGAAAGAATGGATCGCGAAACCGGGAACATTCATATTCGAACCGCCTGGAGATATACATACATTAATTACTGAAGGAGAAGATGTGATTTCCCTCTTTATTTTGGGCGGATCCCTTCAGTATTTCGATGAACAAGACCAAATCATCGGCCAAGATGATATTTTCTCCGTATATAAGAAGTATTGCGATTATTGTAACGAAAAGGGCATGCCGATTCGTGAGGATTTAAGGTATTAA
- a CDS encoding NUDIX domain-containing protein, translating into MIATEIIDVVVKGIIFHEKKMLIVKRSDDDEFGAGTREFVGGKIEFEEELETALIRETKEEAGLDIMVDKLLYATSFFTSTERKVILLKYICKSGTSHVVISDEHSDFKWVSAEELQLYLPSHILADFEKNCVYSKHAVI; encoded by the coding sequence ATGATAGCCACTGAAATCATAGATGTTGTTGTTAAAGGAATCATTTTTCATGAAAAAAAAATGCTCATCGTAAAACGTTCGGATGATGACGAGTTTGGTGCCGGAACAAGGGAATTTGTCGGAGGTAAGATCGAATTTGAGGAAGAATTAGAAACCGCTCTTATTCGGGAAACAAAAGAAGAGGCTGGATTGGACATAATGGTAGACAAGCTTTTGTATGCAACATCCTTTTTTACAAGTACAGAGCGAAAAGTCATCCTTCTAAAATACATATGTAAAAGCGGAACATCTCATGTTGTGATTTCTGACGAGCACTCAGATTTTAAATGGGTTTCAGCAGAAGAGCTTCAACTGTATCTGCCTTCCCACATCCTGGCAGATTTTGAAAAGAACTGCGTATATTCTAAGCATGCAGTAATTTAG
- a CDS encoding competence protein ComK — protein sequence MTLTMKHEKVESYIINPDTIAIVPFINERGQVCSEIYERDAILLVEQKPIRIIKNSCYFYGGSWEGKKDAARKNLGFIHFAPIMIDSKLNLYFFPIESPRSDTCIWLSQPHTRKIEKMGHKRSSAIFSNGIDLPINRSKGSLESKLHRAAQYRSVLNDRTKEREPSLT from the coding sequence ATGACATTAACAATGAAGCATGAAAAAGTAGAAAGCTATATTATTAATCCGGATACGATAGCGATTGTTCCCTTTATTAATGAGCGAGGGCAAGTTTGTTCAGAAATTTATGAACGAGATGCAATCTTGCTGGTTGAACAAAAACCGATCCGAATCATTAAGAACAGCTGCTATTTTTACGGAGGTTCATGGGAAGGCAAAAAAGATGCTGCCCGAAAGAATCTTGGTTTCATTCATTTTGCACCGATTATGATTGATTCTAAACTTAACCTCTATTTCTTCCCGATCGAATCACCACGAAGTGACACCTGTATTTGGCTGTCGCAGCCTCACACACGGAAAATTGAAAAGATGGGACATAAACGTTCCAGTGCCATTTTTTCCAACGGCATAGACTTACCCATTAATCGTTCAAAAGGATCTTTAGAATCCAAACTCCATCGAGCAGCTCAATATCGAAGCGTTCTAAACGATAGAACAAAAGAAAGAGAACCATCTCTTACATAG
- the cyoE gene encoding heme o synthase: protein MVSFIMDTGIQKQKTSAILGQTVKTGIIKSNLVPMFAGLTLALYTYDINPADKLFDILFALIGTILVIGSAGAFNNLYDRDIDAIMERTKSRPTVTGEMNTKTALLLAILMAVAGLTALVFTTPLAGVLGFLGLFFYVVPYTMWTKRRTIYNTEVGSISGAMPPLIGWAAMVGSIAHPAAAALFIIQVIWQMPHFYAIAIRRHDEYKAARIPMLPVVKGVDRTYKQTNVYLVLLSATSFLFLPLSLGLTLVALLMNVGWLVLSIYGYKKNKDSEQWAKLLFIYSLIHMTILFSTVIVYSLVGIYFL from the coding sequence ATGGTGTCATTTATTATGGATACAGGTATTCAAAAACAAAAAACGTCAGCCATTCTCGGACAAACTGTGAAAACGGGAATCATCAAATCGAATCTCGTTCCGATGTTTGCTGGATTGACGCTGGCCTTATATACGTACGATATTAACCCCGCCGATAAGCTGTTTGATATCCTTTTTGCCTTAATCGGAACGATTCTTGTAATCGGTTCTGCCGGGGCGTTTAATAATTTATACGATCGCGATATCGATGCGATTATGGAAAGAACGAAAAGCAGGCCGACGGTTACGGGTGAGATGAACACGAAAACAGCTTTGCTGCTTGCAATTTTGATGGCTGTTGCGGGACTTACAGCTCTTGTCTTTACTACTCCGCTCGCTGGGGTGTTAGGATTTCTCGGACTTTTCTTTTACGTTGTTCCTTATACGATGTGGACGAAAAGAAGAACGATCTACAACACCGAAGTCGGTAGTATTTCTGGAGCAATGCCTCCGCTTATCGGGTGGGCTGCAATGGTCGGAAGTATTGCTCACCCCGCTGCAGCAGCTCTTTTCATCATTCAGGTTATTTGGCAGATGCCGCATTTTTATGCGATTGCAATTAGACGCCATGATGAATATAAGGCAGCAAGAATCCCGATGCTTCCTGTAGTAAAAGGTGTTGACCGAACGTACAAACAAACGAATGTTTACTTGGTTCTGCTCAGTGCTACAAGCTTCCTTTTCTTGCCTTTGAGCTTAGGACTTACATTAGTCGCATTGCTGATGAATGTCGGTTGGCTCGTTCTTAGTATCTATGGTTACAAAAAAAATAAGGATTCAGAGCAATGGGCAAAGTTATTGTTTATCTACTCTTTGATTCATATGACGATCTTGTTCTCAACCGTTATTGTCTACTCGCTCGTAGGAATCTATTTCTTATAA
- a CDS encoding STAS domain-containing protein, with amino-acid sequence MNYKLQQFLLNRAKDSSENWYTTLLKEDPTGVFSSRDPHIIESYKKSNQDFQLILCTVFSDDNVIFQQNLERWIDTMIKNREFLNTPLHFILRELQRTQDLFLDLIQEFIRQEFRNDVPKESLMWTRAIIDAINLVTLKFVEADHKNSLGKLDIQRDVITELSSPVIQLSRDTGLLPIVGDIDTHRAQHLIENTLEQCTKKNIDRLFIDLSGVFVIDTMVAHQIFKLVDSLKLLGIDPILSGLRPEIAQTAVQLGVSFDNIKITSTLAQALNF; translated from the coding sequence ATGAACTACAAGTTGCAGCAATTTTTATTGAACCGAGCAAAAGATTCTTCAGAGAATTGGTATACTACACTTCTTAAGGAAGACCCAACCGGTGTCTTTTCATCAAGAGATCCTCATATTATTGAGTCGTATAAAAAATCAAATCAGGATTTTCAACTCATTCTATGCACTGTTTTTTCAGACGATAACGTCATTTTTCAGCAAAATTTGGAAAGATGGATAGATACCATGATAAAGAACCGCGAATTTTTGAATACTCCGCTCCACTTTATCTTAAGAGAACTTCAACGTACTCAGGACCTTTTCCTAGACCTCATCCAAGAATTCATACGCCAAGAATTCAGAAACGACGTGCCAAAGGAATCCCTTATGTGGACCCGGGCGATAATCGATGCTATTAATCTCGTCACATTAAAATTTGTAGAAGCCGACCACAAGAATAGTTTAGGAAAGTTAGATATTCAACGCGATGTTATAACAGAGCTAAGTTCCCCGGTGATTCAATTGAGCAGAGACACTGGCTTGCTCCCTATCGTTGGTGATATAGATACCCACCGCGCACAGCATTTGATTGAAAATACATTAGAGCAATGTACGAAAAAGAACATCGACAGACTTTTTATTGATCTTTCCGGCGTTTTTGTCATCGATACAATGGTCGCTCATCAAATTTTCAAACTGGTTGATTCTTTGAAATTGTTAGGCATCGATCCGATCTTATCAGGATTAAGGCCAGAGATTGCACAAACCGCCGTTCAGCTAGGTGTTTCTTTTGATAACATAAAAATCACTTCCACACTAGCCCAAGCTCTTAATTTCTAA
- a CDS encoding DUF3189 family protein produces MIFIYNDYGGTHTTALAAAFHLKKLPSNQSLTKEQILNVDYFNKLKSSDMGKIIFHGVDEDGHSVYTVGRGNSKIFVPGLKNMVELLQNGNNSGERVVFSNTSPTVPISMTFGGLFSRRLGIDFIGVPLLVQGAKQASAHIAYLVEHTKERAKLSDEKVLILENTKEFLYA; encoded by the coding sequence ATGATCTTTATCTATAATGATTATGGAGGAACGCACACGACAGCCCTTGCAGCTGCTTTTCATCTGAAGAAGCTTCCCTCTAATCAATCACTCACAAAAGAACAAATATTGAACGTAGATTACTTCAACAAACTCAAATCATCTGATATGGGAAAAATTATCTTTCATGGAGTAGATGAGGACGGTCATTCTGTTTATACAGTCGGCAGAGGCAACTCCAAAATTTTCGTACCCGGGCTGAAAAACATGGTTGAACTGCTGCAAAACGGAAACAATTCTGGCGAAAGGGTCGTGTTTTCGAACACTTCACCGACCGTTCCTATATCCATGACGTTTGGAGGGTTATTTTCGAGAAGGCTAGGAATCGACTTTATCGGAGTTCCTCTTTTGGTTCAGGGAGCAAAACAGGCTTCCGCTCATATCGCATATCTCGTTGAACATACGAAAGAAAGAGCCAAGCTGTCTGATGAAAAGGTTTTGATTTTAGAGAACACAAAAGAGTTTTTATATGCTTAA
- a CDS encoding putative protein N(5)-glutamine methyltransferase has protein sequence MKTVSQKDVTFHEIVKRLQDAGCVFAEDEARLLISEALTASDLDAMADQRVAGFPLEQVIGWAEFYGYRIAVDHGVFVPRRRTEFLVSQASGIIRPGDITVDLCCGSGAVGAVLAKTEEGIHLYAADIDPIAVKCALRNVSDVGGFVYEGDLYDPLPSELFGHVHLIVANAPYVPSSAIKLLPSEAQDHEARVALDGGKDGHDIHRQIAAGASHWLAPGGHLLVETSERQALHTLKIFTQSGLISRIVRSSELDATVVIGAKSAE, from the coding sequence ATGAAAACCGTCTCTCAAAAAGATGTAACATTTCACGAAATTGTAAAAAGGCTGCAGGATGCTGGCTGTGTTTTCGCAGAAGATGAAGCTCGATTGCTGATTTCAGAGGCTCTGACCGCAAGTGATCTTGATGCTATGGCAGATCAGCGGGTAGCTGGTTTTCCCCTCGAACAAGTGATTGGCTGGGCAGAGTTTTATGGTTACAGGATAGCGGTAGATCATGGAGTCTTTGTACCGCGTCGGCGAACCGAATTTCTTGTAAGTCAGGCTTCTGGAATTATCAGACCCGGTGACATCACCGTTGACCTGTGCTGTGGTTCAGGTGCTGTGGGGGCAGTGCTGGCGAAAACAGAAGAAGGCATCCATTTGTATGCTGCTGATATTGATCCTATCGCAGTTAAATGTGCTCTTCGGAATGTTTCTGATGTCGGCGGTTTTGTATACGAAGGTGATCTATATGATCCTCTTCCGTCTGAGTTGTTCGGCCATGTCCATTTAATTGTTGCCAACGCTCCATACGTACCAAGCTCCGCCATAAAGCTGCTTCCTTCTGAGGCGCAAGACCATGAGGCTCGAGTCGCCCTCGACGGCGGGAAGGATGGGCATGACATTCACCGTCAGATTGCTGCTGGGGCGTCACATTGGCTTGCACCGGGTGGCCATTTGCTTGTAGAGACAAGCGAGCGGCAAGCGCTACATACTCTTAAAATTTTTACCCAGAGTGGACTAATTTCACGAATTGTGAGATCTAGCGAATTAGATGCCACTGTAGTTATTGGGGCGAAATCTGCGGAATAG
- a CDS encoding DinB family protein, which translates to MFLSKEDLFEIMEGNRRLTMRIIEAFPEDKLFNYKPDEKLRPFAEMTKEIMNIENGYMRGIALDVWEYQDLFAGISTKDELIKVSNEIREETRKMWSEMTAERLEKIVKDPFFGPEQSHFARFQYALENEIHHRGQGYTYLRMLGIEPPEFFVR; encoded by the coding sequence ATGTTTCTATCAAAAGAGGATTTGTTTGAGATCATGGAAGGAAACAGAAGATTAACGATGCGAATAATCGAAGCTTTTCCGGAAGACAAATTATTTAATTATAAACCGGATGAAAAGCTCCGTCCCTTTGCAGAAATGACGAAAGAAATTATGAATATCGAGAATGGCTATATGCGTGGAATTGCACTCGATGTTTGGGAATATCAAGATTTGTTCGCTGGTATTTCTACAAAAGATGAACTAATTAAAGTGAGTAATGAGATCAGAGAGGAAACAAGAAAAATGTGGTCGGAAATGACGGCGGAAAGACTTGAGAAGATTGTAAAAGATCCTTTTTTCGGACCCGAACAAAGCCATTTTGCAAGATTTCAATATGCGCTAGAAAACGAGATTCATCACAGAGGACAAGGTTACACTTATTTAAGAATGCTCGGTATCGAACCGCCTGAATTTTTTGTGAGATAG
- a CDS encoding cysteine-rich CWC family protein: MKSNCPICNEENHCAISRGENPETCWCMNVTFPAEVLETPEVKNRCICEKCIKEKEHSVD, from the coding sequence ATGAAATCAAATTGTCCGATATGTAATGAAGAAAACCATTGTGCAATTTCTAGAGGGGAGAACCCGGAAACCTGCTGGTGTATGAACGTAACGTTTCCGGCAGAGGTGCTTGAAACTCCTGAGGTAAAGAATCGTTGTATATGTGAGAAATGCATAAAAGAAAAGGAACATAGTGTAGATTAA
- a CDS encoding RNA polymerase sigma factor, producing MKNHDLIQQWFQEYHEDIYNFLIYYMGTRDVEDIVQEVFIKGFHHIGHFEGRSNPKTWLISIARNIAIDHSRKKKRQQQLFHTLKNLFSGKERVPQDWLLEDERKKELYEAINNLKPDYRDVVILRGIMDYTSDEASQILRWPINKVNLTYHRAVQSLRKKLDAGNWSDNVETINE from the coding sequence ATGAAAAACCATGATTTAATTCAGCAATGGTTTCAGGAATATCACGAGGATATTTATAATTTTCTCATCTATTACATGGGTACGCGTGACGTTGAAGATATCGTCCAAGAGGTGTTTATCAAAGGGTTCCATCATATCGGTCATTTCGAAGGACGGTCCAATCCAAAGACATGGCTGATCTCCATCGCACGGAATATTGCGATTGATCACTCACGTAAGAAGAAACGCCAGCAGCAGCTGTTCCACACCTTAAAGAATCTGTTCTCAGGTAAGGAAAGAGTTCCACAAGACTGGTTGTTGGAAGATGAGCGAAAAAAAGAGCTGTACGAAGCGATCAACAATCTAAAGCCAGATTACCGTGACGTTGTTATTTTAAGAGGGATCATGGATTATACGTCAGATGAAGCTTCTCAAATTTTGAGATGGCCGATAAACAAAGTAAACCTTACCTATCACAGGGCTGTACAGTCACTAAGGAAAAAGCTTGATGCTGGGAATTGGAGTGATAACGTTGAAACGATTAACGAATGA
- a CDS encoding GNAT family protein: MSKEFPVMETTRLILREVTAEDAKDMFPYLSDPEVMKHMGLEPYETEEEVLNEIEWYQSIYKEGTGIRWGITEKGSDKVIGSCGFLNRNKKHFRSEVGFELSKEYWGNGIAGEALAAVVKYGFQKLQLERIEALIEPANLPSQRLIEKQGFQREGLLRHYEFTCGKFDDLYMYSILKADIELE; encoded by the coding sequence ATGTCAAAAGAATTTCCTGTAATGGAAACGACTAGATTGATATTAAGAGAAGTGACTGCAGAGGATGCGAAAGATATGTTTCCTTATTTGTCTGATCCAGAGGTTATGAAACATATGGGATTGGAGCCATATGAGACTGAAGAAGAAGTATTGAATGAAATAGAATGGTATCAATCGATTTATAAAGAAGGTACTGGGATTCGATGGGGAATTACGGAAAAAGGTTCGGATAAGGTGATTGGCAGCTGCGGTTTTTTGAATAGGAATAAGAAGCATTTTCGTTCTGAAGTTGGGTTTGAATTGAGCAAAGAGTATTGGGGAAACGGGATAGCCGGTGAGGCGCTTGCAGCTGTAGTGAAATACGGTTTTCAGAAACTTCAGCTGGAAAGGATTGAAGCATTGATAGAACCTGCTAATCTACCTTCACAAAGATTAATTGAAAAACAGGGATTTCAAAGAGAAGGATTACTGAGACATTATGAATTCACATGCGGCAAATTTGATGATTTGTATATGTACTCCATTTTAAAAGCCGATATTGAATTAGAATAG